The following are encoded in a window of Bacillus sp. SORGH_AS_0510 genomic DNA:
- the gyrB gene encoding DNA topoisomerase (ATP-hydrolyzing) subunit B, giving the protein MTIEQNAVQEQSYGADQIQVLEGLEAVRKRPGMYIGSTSGKGLHHLVWEIVDNSIDEALAGYCDEINVVIEEDNSITVMDNGRGIPVDIQEKMGRPAVEVIMTVLHAGGKFGGGGYKVSGGLHGVGASVVNALSTDLEVYVHRDGKIHSIKFERGAVVQELEVIGTTDRTGTTTHFKPDGEIFTETLVYEYDILATRLRELAFLNKGIKITIEDKRVENKHNEYYYEGGIKSYVEHLNRTKEVIHEEPIYIGGERDGISVEVALQYNEGYTDNIYSFANNIHTYEGGTHESGFKTALTRVINDYARKNGLIKESDTNLSGEDVREGLTAIVSIKHPDPQFEGQTKTKLGNSEVRAITDTIFAGHFEKFLLENPTVAKKIVEKGLMAARARLAAKKARELTRRKSALEVSSLPGKLADCSSKDPSESELYIVEGDSAGGSAKQGRDRHFQAILPLRGKILNVEKARLDKILSNNEVRAMITAIGTGIGEDFDISKARYHKVVIMTDADVDGAHIRTLILTFFYRYMRKILEAGYIYIAQPPLYKVQQGKRIEYAYNDKELDKIFAELPATPKPNIQRYKGLGEMNPEQLWETTMDPSTRTMLQVSLEDAIEADETFEMLMGDKVEPRRNFIEANAQYVKNLDI; this is encoded by the coding sequence ATGACTATCGAACAAAATGCAGTACAGGAACAATCATACGGTGCAGATCAAATACAAGTCCTTGAGGGCCTTGAAGCGGTTAGAAAAAGACCGGGGATGTATATTGGCTCAACTAGTGGCAAGGGTCTTCATCACCTTGTATGGGAAATTGTCGATAACAGTATTGACGAAGCACTCGCTGGTTACTGTGATGAAATTAATGTCGTAATAGAAGAAGATAACAGTATTACTGTTATGGATAATGGCCGTGGAATCCCGGTTGATATCCAAGAAAAGATGGGTAGACCTGCAGTAGAGGTAATTATGACCGTCCTTCACGCCGGTGGGAAATTTGGCGGAGGCGGATATAAGGTCTCTGGTGGTCTACATGGTGTAGGAGCCTCTGTTGTTAATGCTCTTTCTACAGATCTAGAGGTCTATGTCCATCGTGACGGTAAAATTCACTCGATTAAATTCGAGCGTGGTGCAGTTGTTCAAGAGTTAGAGGTAATTGGAACAACCGATAGAACGGGCACTACTACACACTTTAAACCGGATGGGGAAATATTCACTGAAACACTAGTATATGAGTATGACATACTCGCAACTCGTCTTCGTGAATTAGCCTTCCTGAACAAGGGAATTAAGATCACAATTGAAGATAAACGCGTTGAAAATAAACATAATGAATACTACTACGAAGGCGGAATTAAATCCTATGTAGAGCATTTAAACCGCACGAAGGAAGTCATTCATGAAGAGCCGATTTACATCGGCGGAGAACGTGACGGCATTAGCGTAGAAGTCGCACTACAGTATAACGAAGGCTACACTGATAACATTTACTCTTTCGCAAATAATATCCACACCTATGAAGGTGGAACGCATGAATCAGGCTTTAAAACAGCCTTAACAAGAGTGATTAATGATTATGCTAGAAAAAATGGCCTTATTAAAGAAAGTGACACAAACCTTTCAGGGGAAGATGTTCGTGAAGGATTAACAGCCATTGTGTCAATCAAACATCCTGACCCGCAATTTGAGGGACAAACAAAGACTAAGCTTGGAAACTCAGAAGTTAGAGCTATTACAGACACAATCTTTGCCGGCCACTTCGAAAAATTCTTGCTAGAAAATCCAACAGTAGCGAAGAAAATTGTTGAGAAAGGCTTGATGGCTGCGCGTGCAAGACTGGCAGCGAAGAAAGCTAGGGAATTAACACGCCGTAAGAGTGCTTTAGAAGTATCAAGTCTACCAGGTAAGCTTGCAGATTGTTCTTCCAAAGATCCTTCAGAGAGTGAATTATACATCGTTGAGGGTGACTCTGCGGGAGGTTCAGCGAAGCAAGGACGGGATCGACACTTCCAAGCCATTCTACCGCTAAGAGGTAAAATCCTGAATGTTGAAAAAGCACGTCTTGATAAAATTTTATCTAACAACGAAGTAAGAGCAATGATTACTGCAATCGGTACCGGTATTGGTGAGGATTTCGATATTTCAAAAGCTCGTTATCATAAAGTCGTTATAATGACAGATGCTGACGTCGATGGAGCTCATATTCGGACACTTATTTTGACCTTCTTCTATCGTTATATGAGAAAAATACTAGAAGCAGGCTATATCTATATTGCGCAGCCGCCGCTCTATAAGGTTCAACAAGGAAAGCGGATAGAGTACGCATACAATGACAAAGAACTAGATAAGATTTTTGCTGAGTTACCTGCAACACCAAAACCAAATATTCAACGATACAAAGGTTTGGGAGAGATGAATCCTGAACAATTATGGGAAACAACGATGGATCCATCTACTAGAACCATGCTGCAGGTGAGCTTAGAAGATGCAATAGAAGCTGACGAGACGTTTGAAATGTTAATGGGCGATAAAGTAGAACCTCGCCGTAACTTCATAGAAGCAAATGCACAGTATGTAAAAAATCTGGATATATAA
- the remB gene encoding extracellular matrix regulator RemB — MYIHIGEDLNIRAKDIISILDKESAKHSSLVEEFLKHHQEKVINLSKNPYKSVIITHDQVYLSPIASGTLKKRSSQINIHEF; from the coding sequence ATGTATATCCACATAGGAGAAGATTTAAATATTAGGGCAAAAGATATTATTTCTATTTTGGATAAAGAGAGTGCAAAACACTCTTCGCTTGTGGAAGAATTCCTAAAGCATCACCAAGAGAAGGTAATCAATTTATCTAAAAACCCTTATAAATCAGTCATTATTACCCATGACCAAGTATACCTATCTCCGATTGCCTCTGGAACATTAAAAAAGCGTTCCAGTCAAATAAATATACATGAATTTTAA